Proteins encoded within one genomic window of Callithrix jacchus isolate 240 chromosome 11, calJac240_pri, whole genome shotgun sequence:
- the GHRHR gene encoding growth hormone-releasing hormone receptor, with the protein MDRWMWGARVLCLLSQLSTVLGHMHPECDFITQLREEESACLQAAEEKPNTTLGCPRTWDGLLCWPTAGSGEWVTLPCPDFFSHFSSESGAVNRDCTITGWSEPFPPYPVACPVPLEMLAEEKSYFSTVKTIYTMGHSISIVALLVAITILVALRRLHCPRNYVHTQLFTTFILKAGAVFLKDAALFHADDTDHCSFSTVLCKVSVATLHFATMTNFSWLLAEAAYLTCLLASTSPSSRRTFWWLVFAGWGLPVLFTGTWVGCKLAFEDTACWDLDNSSPYWWIIKGPIVLSVGVNFGLFLNIIRILLRKLESAQGSLHTHSQYWRLSKSTLFLIPLFGIHYIIFNFLPDNTGLGIRLPLELGLGSFQGFIVAILYCFLNQEVRTEISRKWHGHDPELLPARRTRAQWTTPSRSAAKVLTSMC; encoded by the exons ATGGACCGCTGGATGTGGGGGGCCCGAGTTCTCTGCCTGTTAAGCCAGTTATCGACC GTATTGGGCCACATGCACCCAGAATGTGACTTCATCACCCAGTTGAGAGAGGAGGAGAGTGCCTGCCTACAGGCAGCAGAGGAGAAGCCCAACACCACCCTGG GCTGCCCTAGGACCTGGGATGGGCTGCTGTGCTGGCCGACGGCAGGCTCTGGCGAGTGGGTCACCCTCCCCTGCCCAGATTTCTTCTCTCACTTCAGCTCAGAGTCAG GGGCTGTGAACCGGGACTGCACCATCACTGGCTGGTCGGAGCCCTTTCCACCTTACCCCGTGGCCTGCCCTGTGCCTCTGGAGATGCTGGCCGAGGAG AAATCTTACTTCTCCACGGTGAAGACTATCTACACCATGGGCCATAGCATCTCTATTGTAGCCCTCCTCGTGGCCATCACCATCCTGGTTGCTCTCAG GAGGCTCCACTGTCCCCGGAACTACGTCCACACCCAGCTGTTCACCACCTTTATCCTCAAGGCGGGAGCTGTGTTCCTGAAGGATGCCGCCCTCTTCCACGCCGATGACACTGACCACTGCAGCTTCTCCACT GTTCTATGCAAGGTCTCCGTGGCCACCCTGCATTTCGCCACCATGACCAACTTCAGCTGGCTGTTGGCAGAAGCTGCCTACCTGACCTGCCTCCTGGCCTCTACTTCCCCCAGCTCAAGGAGAACCTTCTGGTGGCTGGTTTTCGCTGGCTGGG GGCTGCCTGTACTCTTCACTGGCACGTGGGTGGGCTGCAAGCTGGCCTTCGAGGACACTGC gtgctgggaccTGGACAACAGCTCCCCCTACTGGTGGATCATCAAAGGGCCCATCGTCCTCTCTGTTGGG GTGAACTTTGGGCTTTTTCTCAATATTATCCGCATCCTGCTGAGGAAACTGGAGTCAGCTCAGGGCAGCCTCCATACCCATTCTCAGTATtg GCGTCTCTCCAAGTCGACACTTTTCCTTATCCCACTCTTTGGAATTCACTACATCATCTTCAACTTCCTGCCTGACAACACCGGCCTGGGCATCCGCCTCCCCCTGGAGCTGGGACTGGGCTCCTTCCAG GGCTTCATCGTTGCCATCCTCTACTGCTTCCTCAACCAAGAG GTGAGGACTGAGATCTCACGGAAGTGGCATGGCCATGATCCTGAGCTCCTGCCAGCCCGGAGGACCCGCGCTCAGTGGACCACGCCTTCCCGCTCGGCAGCGAAAGTGCTGACATCTATGTGCTAG